One window of Lemur catta isolate mLemCat1 chromosome 3, mLemCat1.pri, whole genome shotgun sequence genomic DNA carries:
- the AKIRIN1 gene encoding akirin-1: MACGATLKRPMEFEAALLSPGSPKRRRCAPLPGPTPGLRPPDAEPPPPPLQTQTPQPTMQQPAPPGSERRLPTPEQIFQNIKQEYSRYQRWRHLEVVLNQSEACASESQPHSSALTAPSSPGTSWMKKDQPTFTLRQVGIICERLLKDYEDKIREEYEQILNTKLAEQYESFVKFTHDQIMRRYGTRPTSYVS; this comes from the exons ATGGCGTGCGGGGCGACGCTGAAGAGGCCCATGGAGTTCGAGGCGGCGCTGCTGAGCCCCGGTTCCCCGAAGCGGCGGCGCTGCGCCCCTCTCCCCGGCCCCACTCCGGGCCTCAGGCCCCCGGACGCCGAGCCGCCACCACCGCCGCTTCAGACACAGACCCCACAGCCGACTATGCAGCAGCCCGCCCCGCCCGGCAGCGAGCGGCGCCTTCCAACTCCGG agcAAATTTTTCAGAACATTAAACAAGAATATAGTCGTTATCAGAGGTGGAGACATTTAGAAGTTGTTCTCAATCAGAGTGAAGCTTGTGCTTCGGAAAGTCAACCTCACTCCTCAGCACTCACAGCACCTAGTTCTCCAG GTACCTCCTGGATGAAGAAGGACCAGCCCACCTTTACCCTCCGACAAGTTGGAATAATATGTGAGCGTCTCTTAAAAGACTATGAAGATAAGATTCGGGAGGAGTATGAGCAAATCCTCAATACCAAACTAGCAG AACAATATGAATCTTTTGTGAAATTCACACATGATCAGATTATGCGACGGTATGGGACAAGGCCAACAAGCT ATGTGTCCTGA